In a single window of the Pandoraea pulmonicola genome:
- a CDS encoding immunity 49 family protein → MSLTIDSDFIEKKRRGLQFSLDHMPQVIEKIRYRVKPISLENCYSSLANDHLVIGLFEYFINQNSERLKQNLHTACQLKLADIAIDSYQKFEVGSEILYALLSDSPGMVEEMANLKPSHFLSARDNPLHSQFQVHMWQLAIQGDYTALEAKAGHLAKNGRKADHMLAAQGKDFFSLLMRADKSGLESLIRQHADVCSRDALTEDYLSYLATIEAKLCWYRGIPAEIDHPLVPMDLMPIRPLAHYDDVYDFLYPDWVPPTQGLMWKLSRLLGKRT, encoded by the coding sequence ATGAGCCTGACTATAGATTCTGATTTTATCGAAAAAAAGCGCCGAGGCCTTCAGTTCTCCTTGGACCATATGCCGCAGGTCATTGAGAAGATACGCTATCGAGTCAAGCCGATCAGCTTGGAAAACTGCTACAGCAGCCTCGCGAATGACCATTTGGTAATTGGTCTTTTTGAGTACTTTATTAACCAAAATTCGGAGCGTCTAAAGCAGAACCTGCACACGGCTTGTCAGCTTAAATTAGCTGACATAGCTATCGACAGTTATCAGAAATTTGAAGTTGGCTCCGAAATATTGTACGCACTTCTTTCTGATTCCCCTGGGATGGTGGAGGAGATGGCGAATTTGAAGCCTAGCCATTTTCTCTCGGCTAGAGATAACCCGTTGCATTCGCAGTTTCAGGTGCATATGTGGCAGTTGGCGATACAGGGCGACTACACGGCGCTGGAAGCGAAAGCTGGTCATCTTGCTAAGAATGGTCGTAAGGCAGATCACATGCTCGCTGCGCAAGGGAAGGATTTCTTCTCATTGCTAATGAGGGCGGACAAAAGTGGCCTGGAGAGCTTAATTCGGCAACATGCCGACGTGTGCAGCCGAGATGCACTGACCGAGGACTATTTGTCCTACCTTGCGACGATCGAAGCCAAGCTCTGCTGGTACCGGGGTATTCCAGCCGAGATCGATCATCCGCTGGTGCCAATGGATTTGATGCCGATCCGTCCGCTAGCGCACTACGACGATGTATACGATTTCCTCTATCCCGACTGGGTGCCGCCAACGCAGGGGCTCATGTGGAAGCTATCGAGGCTGCTTGGCAAGCGGACCTAA
- a CDS encoding LysR family transcriptional regulator, with translation MVANRDFSERDLRSLRIFCAVAQASGFAAAEKQLNMSKASISRHIREVEETLGARLCERGPSGFVLTHAGKVALELARDALKSLERIRPEIDAVRGVLSGMLSIGMVEHIVSDVGCHIPEALAELKVQAPDVKVELTVMTFNELDLALRERRVEIAIRGMYRREAGFRYQPLFIERHQLYVARHRLKDAAELPLVYRTQPFVHEALNSLGLTRGPAASGLEAVAMLVLSGHYVGLLPQYYAASFAKRHALVRVPSGPEYENAISAITEASRPRTRALDLFLELLARFHGEG, from the coding sequence ATGGTGGCGAATCGTGATTTCAGTGAGCGCGATCTGCGCTCGTTGCGGATCTTCTGTGCGGTGGCGCAGGCCAGTGGGTTTGCGGCGGCCGAGAAGCAGTTGAACATGTCGAAGGCCTCGATCAGCCGACACATCCGGGAGGTCGAGGAAACGTTGGGCGCGAGGTTGTGCGAGCGCGGACCGTCAGGGTTTGTGCTGACGCATGCGGGCAAGGTCGCGTTGGAGTTGGCGCGCGATGCGTTGAAGTCGCTGGAGCGGATACGGCCGGAGATCGATGCAGTGCGCGGCGTGCTCTCGGGAATGCTCTCCATCGGCATGGTGGAGCACATCGTGTCGGACGTGGGATGTCACATCCCGGAGGCGCTGGCGGAATTGAAGGTGCAGGCGCCGGACGTGAAGGTCGAGCTCACGGTGATGACGTTCAACGAACTGGATCTCGCGCTGCGCGAGCGACGGGTGGAGATCGCCATTCGCGGGATGTACCGACGAGAGGCCGGGTTTCGCTATCAGCCGTTGTTCATCGAACGTCATCAACTGTATGTGGCGCGGCATCGGTTGAAGGATGCGGCGGAATTACCACTCGTGTACCGGACGCAACCGTTCGTGCATGAGGCGCTGAATTCGCTGGGTCTGACGCGAGGGCCAGCGGCATCGGGATTGGAAGCGGTTGCGATGCTGGTGCTGTCGGGACACTACGTCGGGTTGCTGCCGCAGTACTACGCGGCGTCGTTCGCGAAACGTCATGCACTGGTCAGAGTGCCGTCCGGCCCGGAATATGAGAATGCGATCAGTGCGATTACCGAGGCGTCACGGCCGAGAACTCGAGCGCTTGATCTGTTTCTGGAGTTGTTGGCTCGGTTTCATGGGGAGGGGTGA
- a CDS encoding transporter substrate-binding domain-containing protein, translated as MKTCSRRTFVKATLASGAALALPALPTLAHAEGGTLADIRKRGKLTVGTEAAYEPFEFVENGQVVGYGHDVLELMAAKLGVKLEQMNLPFQGLLPGLMSHKFDFVATSVGITPERAKRFAFSQPVGVVRSVLMVRADDVAIKRDMDIAGKTIGTQMGSSSQPVADEFEKELKEKTGKGYAGTRLFQAYPDVSNALANKTIDVALMPSNIAAVQMRKQPNVFRIAGSIGQPKLLAWVANPNDLEIRKFINDSLDEFRANGKLAALQKKWFGAPMETPRENYLPQGAI; from the coding sequence ATGAAGACCTGCTCCAGACGAACCTTTGTGAAGGCGACGCTCGCATCCGGCGCCGCCCTGGCACTCCCGGCGTTGCCCACGCTCGCCCACGCCGAAGGCGGCACGCTGGCCGATATCAGGAAGCGCGGCAAGCTGACTGTGGGCACCGAGGCCGCCTACGAGCCGTTCGAATTCGTGGAAAACGGTCAGGTAGTCGGGTATGGACACGATGTGCTCGAACTCATGGCCGCCAAACTCGGCGTCAAGCTCGAACAGATGAATCTCCCCTTCCAGGGTCTGCTGCCCGGCCTGATGTCGCACAAGTTCGACTTCGTCGCCACGAGCGTGGGCATCACCCCGGAGCGCGCCAAGCGCTTCGCCTTCAGTCAGCCGGTCGGCGTGGTGCGCTCGGTGCTGATGGTTCGTGCAGACGACGTCGCCATCAAACGCGACATGGATATCGCCGGCAAGACCATCGGCACGCAAATGGGCTCGTCGTCGCAACCGGTCGCCGATGAATTCGAGAAGGAACTGAAGGAGAAGACGGGCAAGGGCTACGCCGGCACACGCCTTTTCCAGGCCTACCCGGACGTATCGAACGCACTCGCCAACAAGACCATCGACGTTGCGCTCATGCCGTCGAACATCGCCGCCGTGCAAATGCGCAAGCAACCCAATGTCTTTCGCATCGCCGGATCGATCGGCCAGCCGAAACTGCTGGCCTGGGTCGCCAATCCGAATGACCTGGAGATCCGCAAGTTCATCAACGACTCGCTCGATGAATTCCGCGCGAACGGCAAGCTCGCTGCACTGCAGAAGAAATGGTTCGGTGCGCCGATGGAGACGCCGCGCGAGAACTATCTGCCGCAAGGCGCCATTTGA
- a CDS encoding amino acid ABC transporter permease produces the protein MFDSLGLGGVIAPFLEGVVSGTAITLAASVVAFVIGLALGVALLLARISPFAPLRSLVVLWVSLIRGTPALIHMLIAYYMVPALFDISISPITAGIGALACNTSAYIVEILRGALGTISFGQRAAAYAMGMRATQVWRHVLLPQVIYRAIPPLTSEFTILLKASSLMSIIAVPELATVARNATLQTDLPLQVFAITAAVYFVLLFCISAASRVCERRVSRMLPHGH, from the coding sequence ATGTTCGACTCGCTTGGCCTGGGCGGCGTGATCGCGCCGTTTCTCGAAGGCGTAGTGTCGGGAACGGCGATCACGCTCGCGGCATCCGTGGTGGCCTTCGTGATCGGTCTTGCGCTGGGCGTCGCGCTGCTGCTCGCTCGCATCTCGCCGTTCGCACCGCTGCGCTCGCTCGTCGTGTTGTGGGTAAGCCTGATTCGCGGCACGCCGGCGCTGATTCACATGCTGATCGCCTACTACATGGTGCCCGCGCTCTTCGACATCTCGATCTCGCCGATCACGGCTGGCATCGGTGCGCTCGCCTGCAATACCAGCGCGTACATCGTCGAGATCCTGCGCGGCGCGCTCGGCACGATCTCCTTCGGGCAACGGGCCGCCGCCTACGCGATGGGCATGCGCGCCACGCAAGTCTGGCGGCACGTGCTGCTGCCGCAGGTGATCTACCGCGCGATTCCGCCACTCACGAGCGAATTCACGATTCTGCTCAAGGCGTCGTCGCTGATGTCGATCATCGCGGTGCCGGAACTGGCCACCGTGGCGCGCAACGCCACACTCCAGACCGACTTGCCGCTGCAGGTCTTCGCGATCACGGCCGCCGTGTACTTCGTCCTCTTGTTCTGTATTTCGGCCGCCTCGCGCGTATGCGAGCGCCGGGTCTCCAGGATGCTGCCCCATGGCCATTGA
- a CDS encoding amino acid ABC transporter permease produces the protein MAIDFSIVREAIPVLLEGLRITALVSVIGIPLGVAIGIVAAYAAQSHTFLRPVALGYVELVRNIPYLILVYLSFFGLPKLGVSAMAMTVAVGCTAFYTGGYFCEILRAALRSVARGQTHAALSLGMTYWQTQRHIIAPQLFGFLIPPTTSLVIMMFKDSAIFSVMSLPEMTYQSNLLTANTFAYVEVLGTTALIYWVSSVLLAGVGRRLETVVGRRTRHA, from the coding sequence ATGGCCATTGATTTCTCCATCGTCAGGGAAGCGATTCCCGTCCTGCTCGAAGGACTGCGCATCACAGCGCTGGTGAGCGTCATCGGCATTCCGCTCGGCGTGGCGATCGGCATCGTCGCCGCCTACGCGGCGCAGTCGCACACGTTTCTGCGTCCCGTCGCACTGGGCTACGTCGAGCTGGTGCGCAACATCCCGTACCTGATCCTCGTCTACCTGTCGTTCTTCGGATTGCCGAAACTGGGCGTGAGCGCGATGGCCATGACGGTCGCCGTGGGCTGCACGGCGTTCTACACCGGCGGCTATTTCTGCGAGATCCTGCGCGCCGCCCTGCGCAGCGTGGCACGCGGTCAGACGCACGCCGCGCTCTCGCTTGGCATGACGTACTGGCAGACGCAGCGCCACATCATCGCGCCGCAACTGTTCGGCTTTCTCATCCCGCCAACGACAAGCCTCGTGATCATGATGTTCAAGGACTCGGCCATCTTTTCGGTGATGAGCCTGCCGGAGATGACCTATCAGAGCAACCTGCTCACGGCGAACACCTTCGCCTACGTCGAAGTGCTCGGCACGACGGCGTTGATCTACTGGGTCAGCAGCGTCTTGCTGGCCGGTGTGGGACGGCGTCTGGAAACCGTTGTCGGGCGACGCACCCGGCACGCCTGA
- a CDS encoding agmatinase has protein sequence MTTYTVAPRTGHPTLLYSELDLDIDNLKADIAVLGMPYGAPYAASDFSNDQTNAPSAIRQATDRVVRRPGHYDFDIDGPLLQGRTDIRFVDCGDIIPDLTKPGEHYARAEAVVRRIVAGGAMPIVLGGDHGITTPVLRGLDQKGPITLVHIDAHLDWRDEVNGVREGLSSPIRRASEMAHVDRIIQIGLRAQGSGRPEELVAARAYGADIVTAYELHDIGMDAVLARIPDDGNYYLTIDADGLDPSTMPAVAGPAPGGVTFVQARKLIHGLVRKGRVVGMDIVEIQPKKDDANQISCITAGRLILNLIGASIRAGHFDK, from the coding sequence ATGACGACCTATACCGTTGCCCCCCGTACCGGCCATCCGACCCTGCTGTACTCGGAACTCGATCTCGACATCGACAACCTCAAGGCGGATATCGCCGTGCTCGGCATGCCCTACGGCGCCCCCTACGCCGCATCGGACTTCAGCAACGATCAGACGAACGCGCCCTCGGCCATCCGCCAGGCAACCGATCGCGTGGTGCGCCGCCCGGGGCACTACGACTTCGACATCGACGGCCCGCTGCTGCAAGGGCGTACCGACATCCGCTTCGTCGACTGCGGCGACATCATTCCCGATCTGACGAAGCCGGGCGAGCACTACGCGCGCGCCGAAGCGGTGGTGCGCCGCATCGTGGCCGGCGGCGCCATGCCGATCGTGCTGGGCGGCGATCACGGCATCACCACCCCCGTGCTGCGCGGCCTCGACCAGAAGGGACCGATTACGCTCGTGCACATCGACGCGCATCTCGACTGGCGCGACGAGGTGAACGGCGTTCGTGAAGGGCTGTCGAGCCCGATCCGCCGTGCATCGGAGATGGCGCACGTGGATCGCATCATTCAGATCGGGCTGCGGGCACAAGGCAGCGGACGCCCGGAAGAACTCGTCGCCGCACGCGCCTATGGCGCCGACATCGTCACCGCGTACGAGCTGCACGACATCGGCATGGACGCCGTCCTCGCCCGCATTCCGGACGACGGCAACTATTACCTCACCATCGATGCGGACGGACTCGATCCGTCGACGATGCCCGCCGTCGCTGGCCCGGCCCCGGGCGGTGTGACCTTCGTGCAGGCGCGCAAGCTGATCCACGGTCTGGTGCGCAAGGGGCGCGTGGTCGGTATGGACATCGTGGAGATCCAGCCGAAAAAGGACGACGCCAATCAGATTTCGTGCATCACGGCCGGCCGTCTGATCCTCAACCTCATCGGCGCGTCGATCCGCGCGGGGCACTTCGACAAATGA
- a CDS encoding amino acid ABC transporter ATP-binding protein, which translates to MIEIRDVEKWYGAHHVLKQCSTHVAKGEIVVVCGPSGSGKSTLIKTVNALEPFQKGDVLVDGTSLTARSTNLPKLRSRVGMVFQHFELFPHLDITRNLTLAQQIVLGRDAGAARAKASALLDRVGLSAHAHKYPGQLSGGQQQRVAIARALSMDPMAMLFDEPTSALDPEMVNEVLDVMVELAREGMTMMVVTHEMGFARRVAHRVVFMEDGAIVEDSPTDVFFNDAASPAAKRFLSKILAH; encoded by the coding sequence ATCATCGAGATCCGCGACGTCGAAAAGTGGTACGGCGCGCACCACGTGCTCAAGCAGTGCTCGACGCATGTCGCCAAGGGAGAGATCGTCGTGGTGTGCGGGCCGTCCGGCTCGGGGAAGTCGACGCTGATCAAGACCGTCAACGCGCTCGAGCCGTTTCAGAAGGGCGACGTCCTGGTCGACGGTACGTCGCTCACGGCGAGGTCCACGAATCTGCCGAAGCTGCGCAGCCGCGTCGGCATGGTCTTTCAGCACTTCGAGCTGTTTCCCCATCTGGATATCACGCGCAACCTCACGCTCGCCCAGCAGATCGTGCTCGGGCGGGACGCCGGCGCCGCACGTGCCAAGGCGAGTGCACTGCTCGATCGCGTTGGCCTGTCGGCGCACGCGCACAAGTATCCAGGGCAGCTATCCGGCGGCCAGCAGCAACGCGTGGCGATCGCTCGCGCGTTGTCCATGGACCCCATGGCGATGCTGTTCGATGAGCCGACGTCCGCGCTGGATCCGGAGATGGTCAACGAGGTGCTCGACGTCATGGTGGAGCTCGCGCGCGAAGGCATGACGATGATGGTCGTCACGCACGAGATGGGTTTCGCCCGGCGCGTGGCCCATCGCGTGGTCTTCATGGAGGACGGCGCGATCGTCGAGGACAGCCCGACCGACGTGTTTTTCAACGATGCGGCGAGCCCGGCCGCCAAACGTTTTCTTTCGAAGATTCTCGCGCACTGA
- a CDS encoding RidA family protein, which yields MTHTRIRKFNTRDTYPEQKLDNDLCQAVVAGNTIYLRGQIGQDLDTRESVGIGDVSAQTEKAMANVAMLLDECGSELADICKVTVYIVDPRYREAVYNVMGRWLKGVFPVSTGIVVQALARPEWLVEIDVTAVKPAT from the coding sequence ATGACGCATACCCGTATCCGCAAATTCAACACGCGCGACACCTACCCGGAGCAAAAGCTCGACAACGATCTATGCCAGGCCGTCGTTGCCGGCAACACGATCTACCTGCGCGGGCAGATCGGTCAGGATCTCGATACGCGCGAGTCGGTCGGCATCGGCGACGTGAGCGCGCAGACAGAGAAGGCCATGGCCAATGTCGCCATGCTCCTCGACGAATGCGGCAGCGAGCTTGCCGACATCTGCAAGGTCACGGTGTACATCGTCGACCCGCGCTATCGCGAAGCCGTCTACAACGTCATGGGCCGATGGCTGAAGGGCGTCTTCCCGGTGTCGACGGGCATCGTGGTGCAGGCGCTGGCGCGACCGGAATGGCTGGTCGAGATCGACGTGACAGCGGTGAAGCCGGCCACATGA
- a CDS encoding hydrolase, whose amino-acid sequence MASEPIRDPKADHLLTPQNSTFVLIDYQPVQVNSIASMDRQLMLNNIVGCAKAAVAYGLPIVHSTVNVKTGLNKPPVPHIRKVLDGYPTYDRTSINSWEDVEFRKAVQETGRKKLIMTALWTEACLTFPALDALAEGYEVYVPVDAVGGTSVAAHDAALRRIEQAGGKLISTVQLFCELQRDWKRSETVPAFLNLFIETGGTPGIQFSYDRNE is encoded by the coding sequence ATGGCTAGTGAACCCATTCGCGATCCCAAGGCGGATCACCTGCTGACTCCACAGAACTCGACCTTCGTCCTCATCGACTATCAGCCGGTGCAGGTGAATTCGATTGCTTCGATGGATCGGCAACTGATGCTCAACAACATCGTCGGCTGCGCCAAAGCGGCCGTCGCCTACGGGCTACCGATCGTGCATTCGACCGTCAACGTCAAAACGGGTCTGAACAAACCGCCGGTGCCGCACATTCGGAAGGTGCTCGACGGCTATCCGACCTACGACCGTACCAGCATCAACAGCTGGGAGGACGTGGAGTTTCGCAAGGCGGTGCAGGAAACCGGCCGCAAGAAACTCATCATGACGGCGCTGTGGACGGAAGCGTGCCTGACCTTCCCCGCGCTCGATGCGCTTGCTGAAGGCTATGAAGTCTACGTACCGGTAGACGCGGTAGGCGGCACGTCGGTGGCAGCGCACGACGCCGCGCTGCGGCGCATCGAACAGGCGGGCGGCAAGTTGATCTCGACCGTGCAACTGTTCTGCGAACTGCAGCGTGACTGGAAGCGCAGCGAGACCGTGCCTGCGTTCCTCAACCTGTTCATCGAAACGGGCGGCACGCCGGGCATTCAATTCTCTTACGATCGCAACGAGTGA
- a CDS encoding pirin family protein produces MSKTILGLYGNNRSHWVGDGFPVRSLFSYNNLGQHVSPFLLLDYAGPYDFEPTTARRGVGQHPHRGFETVTVVYDGQVEHKDSAGNGGVIGPGDVQWMTAGGGILHEEYHAPDFARTGGPFRMVQLWVNLPAKDKMTPGGYQGIVAADIPVVDLPNGAGKARVIAGELLGAKGPAKTFTPVNMWDLRLTPNADVTLDLPEGHTAMLVVLTGRVTINGTQDAGEAQMILLSRDGSDVTIRADGNAMLLVLTGEPIDEPIAGYGPFVMNTEAELRQAFDDFNSGRFLAA; encoded by the coding sequence ATGAGCAAGACGATTCTCGGCCTTTATGGCAACAACCGCAGCCACTGGGTGGGCGATGGCTTCCCGGTGCGCTCGCTGTTTTCCTACAACAATCTCGGCCAGCACGTGAGCCCGTTCCTGCTGCTCGACTACGCCGGCCCATACGACTTCGAACCGACCACGGCGCGTCGCGGCGTCGGCCAGCACCCGCACCGTGGCTTCGAAACGGTAACGGTCGTGTACGACGGCCAGGTCGAGCACAAGGATTCGGCGGGCAACGGCGGCGTCATCGGCCCGGGCGACGTGCAATGGATGACGGCTGGCGGCGGCATTCTGCACGAGGAATACCACGCCCCGGATTTCGCCAGGACAGGCGGCCCGTTCCGGATGGTGCAGCTGTGGGTGAACCTTCCCGCCAAGGACAAGATGACTCCCGGCGGCTATCAGGGCATCGTCGCAGCGGACATTCCGGTCGTCGATCTGCCGAATGGCGCCGGCAAGGCCCGCGTGATCGCCGGCGAACTGCTCGGCGCCAAGGGTCCGGCGAAGACGTTCACACCGGTCAACATGTGGGACCTCCGACTGACACCGAACGCCGATGTCACGCTCGATCTCCCTGAGGGACACACGGCCATGCTGGTCGTGCTGACCGGGCGCGTCACCATCAACGGCACCCAGGACGCCGGCGAAGCACAGATGATCCTGCTAAGCCGCGACGGCAGCGACGTGACGATCCGTGCCGATGGCAACGCCATGCTTCTCGTGCTGACGGGCGAACCGATCGACGAGCCGATCGCGGGCTACGGCCCGTTCGTGATGAACACCGAGGCCGAACTCCGTCAGGCGTTCGACGACTTCAACAGCGGCCGCTTCCTGGCCGCCTGA
- a CDS encoding LysR substrate-binding domain-containing protein, whose translation MQDLNDLYYFVQVVDHGGFAAAARATGLQKSKLSRRMLQLEDRLGVRLLHRSSRRFSVTELGREYYERCVAMLVEAEAADQVIAKVRAEPRGIIRVSCPVALINFQFGALFARFLATYPEVELHLESSNRRVDVIAEGFDVAIRVRFPPLEPSDLVMRRLDTSTQCLVASPSLIAGRTIRFPADLHDLPSVTLGPPRRDYQWQLHHEDGQIANVSHVPRLVTDDMQALCDAAIAGVGVVALPTMMVWRQIDAGQLVHVLPDWRPRAGIVHAVFASRRGLLPAVRTLIEFLATECDAARKEAEV comes from the coding sequence ATGCAAGACCTCAATGATCTCTATTACTTCGTCCAGGTCGTCGACCATGGCGGCTTTGCGGCGGCCGCGCGTGCGACCGGCCTGCAGAAGTCCAAACTCAGCCGGCGGATGCTCCAGCTGGAAGATCGGCTGGGCGTGCGTCTACTCCACCGATCGTCACGGCGGTTCTCGGTGACGGAGTTGGGGCGCGAATACTACGAGCGCTGCGTTGCGATGCTGGTAGAGGCCGAAGCCGCCGATCAGGTCATCGCAAAGGTGCGGGCCGAGCCGCGCGGCATCATTCGGGTGAGTTGCCCGGTCGCGCTCATCAACTTTCAGTTCGGGGCATTGTTCGCGCGCTTTCTTGCGACGTATCCGGAGGTCGAACTTCATCTGGAGAGTTCGAATCGACGTGTCGACGTGATTGCCGAAGGCTTCGACGTGGCGATTCGCGTGCGCTTTCCGCCGCTGGAGCCGTCCGATCTGGTCATGCGCAGGCTCGACACCAGCACGCAGTGCCTGGTGGCGAGTCCGTCGCTGATTGCCGGACGAACGATTCGTTTTCCCGCGGATCTGCATGATCTGCCGAGCGTGACGCTCGGGCCGCCGCGGCGCGACTATCAATGGCAGCTTCACCACGAGGACGGCCAGATCGCCAATGTGTCCCATGTGCCGCGGCTGGTCACGGACGACATGCAGGCGTTGTGCGATGCGGCCATCGCCGGCGTGGGCGTGGTGGCGTTGCCGACGATGATGGTGTGGCGACAGATCGACGCGGGGCAACTGGTGCATGTATTGCCCGACTGGCGCCCTCGCGCGGGGATCGTTCACGCGGTATTCGCATCGCGGCGAGGCTTGTTGCCCGCCGTTCGCACGCTGATCGAATTCCTGGCGACGGAGTGCGACGCGGCACGCAAGGAAGCCGAGGTGTAG
- a CDS encoding MFS transporter: protein MTSSNAKPAQHNPWREICAASIGNALEFYDLLIYGYFAIVIGQLFFPAHDATTSLLLSVGTFGISFVTRPLGSIILGSYADRAGRKASLTVSIGLMMLGTAMIAFAPTYEQLGIVSPLIIIVARMLQGFSTGGEFGAATAFMVEHADAKRRGFFASWQMSTQGLATVLAAGVSALLSLLLTADQLSAWGWRIAFAVGLLIGPVGLYIRRNIDETADFKKLGEKQREKSPLREVFGRDRANMLLGAGVVAAATAFNYVHKLYMPTYAVKQLHIPATSSFIGAVVTGVMLMIAAPVVGHLSDKFGRIRVMLWALILVGVTTYPLFVLLNRYPTFQTLLMVQALVGLLIAVSLAPLPALLADIFPTSTRGTGLALSYNFSVTVFGGFAPLIVTWLIDASHNKLAPSFYVMATAVLSICAVISLGRRVRAGKIFGVAHGSARTSKA, encoded by the coding sequence ATGACCAGCAGCAACGCCAAACCGGCACAACACAATCCGTGGCGCGAAATCTGCGCCGCGAGCATCGGCAACGCACTCGAGTTCTATGACCTGCTGATCTATGGCTACTTCGCCATCGTGATCGGCCAGTTGTTCTTCCCCGCGCACGACGCGACGACCTCGCTGCTGCTCTCTGTCGGCACCTTCGGCATCTCGTTCGTTACCCGCCCGCTCGGTTCGATCATCCTCGGCAGCTATGCCGACCGCGCCGGCCGCAAGGCGTCGCTCACGGTCTCCATCGGTCTGATGATGCTCGGCACCGCCATGATCGCGTTTGCACCGACCTATGAGCAGCTCGGCATTGTCTCGCCGCTCATCATCATCGTCGCGCGCATGCTGCAAGGCTTCTCCACCGGCGGCGAGTTCGGCGCGGCCACGGCCTTTATGGTCGAGCATGCCGACGCCAAGCGTCGCGGCTTCTTCGCGAGCTGGCAGATGTCCACCCAAGGCCTCGCCACGGTGCTCGCCGCCGGCGTTTCCGCGCTTCTCAGCCTGCTGCTCACGGCCGATCAACTGAGCGCCTGGGGCTGGCGCATCGCGTTTGCCGTCGGCCTGCTCATCGGGCCGGTCGGCCTGTACATTCGCCGCAACATCGACGAGACCGCCGACTTCAAGAAGCTCGGGGAGAAGCAACGTGAGAAGTCGCCGCTGCGCGAAGTCTTCGGCCGCGACCGCGCCAACATGCTGCTCGGCGCCGGTGTCGTTGCTGCCGCGACCGCGTTCAACTACGTCCACAAGCTCTACATGCCGACGTATGCCGTCAAGCAACTGCATATCCCCGCGACGTCCTCGTTCATTGGTGCGGTCGTGACGGGTGTGATGCTGATGATCGCCGCGCCCGTCGTGGGCCATCTCTCCGACAAGTTCGGCCGCATCCGCGTGATGCTCTGGGCGCTGATTCTCGTTGGCGTGACGACTTATCCGCTGTTCGTCCTGCTCAATCGCTATCCGACGTTCCAGACGCTGCTGATGGTGCAGGCGCTCGTCGGTCTGCTCATCGCCGTGAGTCTCGCGCCGCTGCCGGCGCTGCTCGCCGACATCTTCCCGACGAGCACGCGCGGCACGGGCCTGGCGCTGTCGTACAACTTCTCGGTGACGGTCTTCGGCGGTTTCGCCCCGCTGATCGTGACCTGGCTCATCGACGCTTCGCACAACAAGCTCGCCCCGAGCTTCTACGTGATGGCCACGGCCGTACTGAGCATCTGTGCCGTGATTTCGCTGGGCCGTCGTGTGCGCGCGGGCAAGATCTTCGGCGTCGCGCACGGCTCGGCACGCACGTCGAAGGCCTGA